From Bacillota bacterium, one genomic window encodes:
- a CDS encoding thiamine diphosphokinase, producing the protein MADVQQGASTKPGLVLLGGDLADFSIAGRAWAFIVAADGGARHALRQGVLPDHVVGDFDSLAPEDLARLKACGVPVARLPREKDLTDGEAALRWALARSDAGFIVIAGGLGDRFDHSLGSLALLEQLAAAGRRGCVTDGRQTVYLLADGLLVPGEAGDVLSIVPLTPQVTGVSVTGVRWPLKDATLTAASTLTISNELTEPPARFSLKEGRAVVVHIPKRVLERGEIA; encoded by the coding sequence CTGGCGGACGTGCAGCAAGGAGCTTCAACGAAGCCCGGCCTCGTGCTGCTGGGCGGCGACTTGGCCGATTTTTCCATCGCGGGCCGCGCGTGGGCCTTCATCGTGGCCGCGGACGGCGGCGCCCGCCACGCCCTGCGGCAAGGGGTCTTGCCGGACCACGTGGTGGGCGATTTCGACTCGCTGGCGCCGGAAGATCTGGCGCGGCTGAAAGCTTGCGGCGTGCCGGTAGCGCGGTTGCCGCGGGAGAAAGACTTGACCGACGGCGAGGCGGCGCTGCGCTGGGCGCTGGCGCGCTCCGACGCGGGCTTCATCGTCATCGCCGGTGGCTTGGGCGACCGCTTCGACCACTCCCTGGGCAGCCTGGCTCTGCTGGAGCAACTGGCCGCCGCCGGCCGGCGCGGGTGCGTCACCGACGGCCGGCAGACGGTGTACCTGCTGGCCGACGGGCTGCTCGTGCCGGGGGAGGCCGGCGACGTGCTCTCCATCGTGCCGCTGACGCCGCAGGTGACGGGCGTAAGCGTCACCGGCGTGCGCTGGCCGCTCAAGGACGCGACGTTGACTGCGGCGTCGACGCTGACCATCAGCAACGAGCTGACAGAGCCGCCGGCGCGTTTTTCCCTTAAGGAGGGGCGGGCGGTCGTCGTGCACATACCGAAGCGGGTTCTCGAGCGCGGTGAAATCGCATGA
- a CDS encoding branched-chain amino acid ABC transporter permease: MFAQQLFNGLVTGSTYALIALGYTMVYGVLQLINFAHGEIYMTGAFAGLLLVTVAKLPFWLALPGAMLIASLVGVTVEFVAYRPLRRSSRLAVLISAIGMSIFLSNLGLWIFGPATRSFQPPFRVATLELAGIRTNTLSLLTLGLALAMMTGLHYVVTRTKLGKAMRAVAQDRDTAALMGISVNRTIAFTFAIGSALAAAAGVMVGMLFNAVTPTMGVMPGLKGFVSAVLGGIGSIPGAMVGGLVLGMAETIGVALLSSQWRDAIAFAILIVVLLSRPTGLLGRRLQEKV; the protein is encoded by the coding sequence GTGTTCGCACAGCAGTTGTTCAACGGGCTCGTCACGGGGAGCACGTATGCCCTCATCGCCTTGGGCTATACCATGGTTTACGGCGTGCTGCAGCTCATCAACTTCGCGCACGGGGAAATTTACATGACCGGCGCGTTCGCCGGCCTGCTGCTCGTCACCGTCGCGAAGCTGCCGTTCTGGCTGGCGTTGCCCGGGGCGATGCTCATCGCCTCCCTCGTGGGCGTGACGGTGGAGTTCGTCGCCTATCGTCCGCTGCGCCGCTCGTCGCGGCTGGCCGTGCTCATCAGCGCCATCGGCATGTCCATCTTTTTGTCGAATCTGGGACTGTGGATTTTCGGGCCCGCCACCCGCAGCTTTCAGCCGCCTTTTCGCGTAGCGACGCTGGAGTTGGCCGGCATCCGGACGAATACGCTGAGCTTGCTGACCCTGGGCCTGGCGCTGGCGATGATGACCGGACTTCATTACGTGGTCACCCGGACGAAGCTGGGCAAAGCCATGCGGGCCGTAGCGCAGGACCGGGACACGGCGGCGCTGATGGGCATCAGCGTCAACCGGACCATCGCCTTTACGTTCGCCATCGGGTCGGCGCTGGCGGCCGCGGCGGGCGTCATGGTCGGCATGCTGTTCAACGCGGTAACGCCCACGATGGGCGTCATGCCTGGCCTGAAGGGGTTCGTGTCGGCCGTTCTGGGCGGCATCGGCAGCATTCCCGGTGCGATGGTGGGCGGCTTGGTGCTGGGCATGGCCGAAACCATCGGGGTTGCGCTGCTCAGCTCGCAGTGGCGGGACGCGATTGCGTTCGCGATTTTGATCGTCGTCTTGCTCTCCCGGCCCACGGGGCTTCTGGGGCGGCGGCTGCAGGAAAAGGTGTGA
- a CDS encoding branched-chain amino acid ABC transporter permease, with translation MIDYLDGLLRSAINPYYYGVLVTAGINIMLVLSLNLVTGFTGQLHLGHAGFMAVGAYTAGILATAYKWTFYPALLAGGLAAAAVGLVVGLPTLRLRGDYLAIATLGFGEIVRITALNLNITGGPFGLRGIPRVTNLPLVVIAVVVTYVFLWSLVRSRFGRALVAIREDEVAAQAMGIETTRMKVTAFVVAAFFAGIAGGLFAYWFRYLNPSSFGFMVSIELLAMAVLGGLGNLLGSVLGASIITFLPELLRTTYPAIAERRLVFYGALLVLIMILRPNGLLGSSSESGWLEIWLRRRRRAATVAPEGPGAAPGGEPHGAA, from the coding sequence ATGATCGACTACTTGGACGGACTGTTGCGCAGCGCCATCAACCCGTATTACTACGGGGTGCTCGTCACGGCGGGCATTAACATCATGTTGGTGCTCAGCCTCAACCTGGTGACGGGCTTCACCGGACAGCTCCATCTGGGCCACGCCGGCTTCATGGCCGTGGGCGCTTACACGGCCGGCATCTTGGCCACCGCGTATAAGTGGACGTTTTACCCGGCGCTGCTCGCGGGGGGACTTGCCGCCGCGGCGGTGGGCCTGGTGGTGGGCCTGCCCACGCTGCGGCTGCGCGGCGACTACCTGGCCATCGCCACGCTGGGCTTTGGCGAAATCGTGCGCATCACCGCGCTGAACCTGAACATCACCGGCGGCCCCTTCGGCCTGCGGGGGATTCCGCGGGTCACCAACTTGCCCCTCGTCGTCATCGCTGTCGTGGTTACGTACGTCTTCCTTTGGAGCTTGGTCCGCTCCCGGTTCGGGCGGGCGCTGGTGGCCATCCGCGAGGACGAAGTCGCGGCCCAGGCCATGGGCATCGAGACGACGCGGATGAAGGTGACGGCGTTCGTGGTGGCGGCGTTTTTCGCCGGCATCGCGGGCGGCTTGTTCGCGTACTGGTTCCGCTACCTGAACCCGTCTTCGTTCGGTTTCATGGTGTCCATCGAACTTCTCGCCATGGCTGTGCTGGGCGGCTTGGGCAACTTGCTCGGATCGGTGCTCGGGGCGTCCATCATCACGTTTTTGCCGGAGCTGCTGCGCACCACCTACCCGGCCATCGCCGAGCGGCGCCTCGTGTTTTACGGCGCGCTGCTGGTCCTGATTATGATCTTGCGGCCCAACGGGTTGCTGGGCTCCAGCTCCGAGAGCGGCTGGCTGGAAATCTGGCTGCGCCGCCGGCGGCGGGCCGCCACGGTCGCGCCGGAGGGGCCGGGCGCCGCGCCGGGGGGTGAACCCCATGGCGCTGCTTGA
- a CDS encoding D-ribose pyranase produces MKKIGILHAQLSRIIASMGHGDMLVIGDAGLPVPPGVETVDLALMQGVPGFLETLAAVLTELKVEEGVIAREMAEVSPQMHERFRAVWPADVPVRVVSHQELKELSRRARAVVRTGEFTPYSNVVLIAGVVF; encoded by the coding sequence ATGAAGAAGATCGGCATCTTGCACGCGCAGCTGTCGCGCATTATCGCCTCCATGGGCCACGGCGACATGCTGGTCATCGGCGACGCGGGCTTGCCGGTGCCGCCCGGAGTCGAGACCGTAGACTTGGCTCTGATGCAAGGCGTGCCCGGGTTTCTGGAGACGCTGGCGGCCGTCTTGACGGAGCTGAAAGTGGAGGAGGGCGTCATCGCCCGGGAGATGGCGGAAGTTTCGCCGCAGATGCACGAGCGCTTCCGGGCCGTGTGGCCTGCGGACGTGCCAGTTCGAGTCGTTTCCCATCAGGAGCTGAAAGAGCTTTCCCGGCGCGCCCGGGCCGTGGTGCGCACGGGCGAGTTCACGCCATACAGCAATGTCGTCTTGATCGCAGGCGTTGTCTTCTAG
- a CDS encoding aldo/keto reductase: MQYRPLGNSGLMVSAISFGTWAIGGQWGPVDREEAMRGLYRAIDAGVNFFDTADIYGAGRSEEMLREATKGREDEIYIATKFCRSENIYDPETYSERTVRRLCEASLRRLGRECIDLYQIHCPPLEILKRGDVFEVLDKLQAEGKIRMYGVSVETVEEGLTALQYPGVRALQVIFNIFRQKPLKELFPKAKAQGVGILARLPLASGLLTGKFTKDTQFPEDDHRSFNRDGQFFNVGETFAGLPFEKGVELADKLRWIAEGRPSMAAAALQWILSFDAVSCAIPGFKNARQVEENLKALQARPFSAEELQRLADFYEREVHPHIRGPY, from the coding sequence GTGCAATATCGACCGCTGGGCAATTCGGGACTGATGGTGAGCGCGATCAGCTTCGGGACGTGGGCCATCGGCGGCCAGTGGGGACCCGTGGACCGCGAGGAGGCCATGCGCGGGCTGTACCGGGCCATCGACGCCGGCGTGAACTTTTTCGACACGGCCGACATCTACGGCGCCGGCCGCAGCGAAGAGATGCTGCGCGAAGCCACCAAGGGCCGCGAGGACGAGATCTACATCGCCACGAAGTTCTGCCGCTCCGAAAATATCTACGACCCGGAGACCTATTCCGAGCGGACGGTGCGCCGCCTGTGCGAGGCGAGCCTGCGGCGCTTGGGCCGCGAGTGCATCGACCTGTACCAGATTCACTGCCCGCCCCTGGAGATTCTCAAGCGGGGCGACGTGTTCGAGGTGCTGGATAAGCTGCAGGCGGAAGGCAAGATCCGCATGTACGGCGTCAGCGTCGAAACGGTGGAAGAGGGGTTGACGGCCCTGCAATACCCGGGCGTGCGGGCGCTGCAAGTCATCTTCAACATCTTCCGCCAAAAGCCTTTGAAGGAGCTGTTCCCCAAAGCCAAGGCCCAGGGCGTCGGCATTTTGGCGCGCCTGCCTTTGGCCAGCGGGCTGCTGACGGGCAAATTCACGAAAGACACCCAATTTCCCGAAGACGACCACCGCTCCTTCAACCGCGACGGCCAATTCTTCAACGTGGGCGAGACGTTCGCCGGCCTGCCGTTCGAAAAAGGGGTGGAGCTGGCGGACAAGCTGCGCTGGATCGCGGAGGGGCGGCCCAGCATGGCCGCCGCGGCGTTGCAGTGGATTCTCAGCTTCGACGCGGTCAGCTGCGCGATTCCCGGCTTCAAGAACGCCCGGCAGGTGGAGGAAAATTTGAAAGCGCTGCAGGCGCGGCCGTTCAGCGCCGAGGAGCTGCAGCGGCTGGCGGACTTCTACGAGCGGGAAGTGCATCCGCACATTCGCGGGCCGTACTAA
- a CDS encoding D-xylose ABC transporter ATP-binding protein (with RbsBCD acts to import ribose into the cell; RbsA contains 2 ATP-binding domain) translates to MKGITKAFPGVLALDNVDFDVRSGEVHALLGENGAGKSTLSKIMTGVYQEDAGEILVRGRPVKIRTPLEAQRLGIRIIHQEFTLINDMTVAENIFLDAMGERMWGWVPYRRFRAEARAILERLGVDISPDALVRDLSVAEQQIVEIARALREDAAVIIMDEPTAALSDAEVERLFAIIRQLRDEGAGIVYISHKLEEIFAIADRATVLRDGRVVGVRPVAELDRDEIVRMMVGRPLTKLYVRTHVPTREPALEVEGLTVPGRVFGASFVVHKGEVVGITGLLGAGQPYLVRAIFGAIPKSAGVIRLRGRPVDIRSPHDAIRHGIALLTENRKEEGLVLGMPVVANVSLASIEKVTRLGFIERRKERERARRYVEQLRIRTPGIDHEVENLSGGNQQKVVLAKWLATEADVIIMAEPTRGIDVGAKAEVYRFIDELAGQGKAIVLVSSELPEVINLSDRIYVMHEGRIVAELDAATATQEQIGMYATGGTSHVHA, encoded by the coding sequence ATGAAAGGCATCACCAAGGCGTTTCCAGGCGTCCTGGCGCTGGACAACGTCGACTTTGACGTCCGGTCGGGCGAAGTACATGCCCTCCTGGGAGAAAACGGGGCCGGGAAGTCCACCTTGTCCAAGATTATGACGGGCGTCTACCAGGAAGACGCGGGCGAGATTCTCGTCCGGGGACGGCCTGTCAAGATCCGCACTCCTCTCGAAGCCCAGCGCCTTGGCATCCGCATCATCCACCAAGAGTTCACGCTGATCAACGACATGACGGTGGCCGAGAACATCTTCCTCGACGCGATGGGCGAGCGCATGTGGGGTTGGGTGCCGTACCGCCGCTTCCGCGCGGAGGCTCGCGCCATCCTGGAGCGCCTCGGCGTCGACATTTCCCCGGACGCGCTGGTCCGCGATTTGAGCGTCGCCGAGCAGCAAATCGTCGAGATCGCGCGCGCCCTGCGCGAAGATGCGGCTGTCATCATCATGGACGAGCCGACGGCGGCGCTGTCCGACGCGGAAGTGGAGCGGCTGTTCGCCATTATCCGTCAGCTGCGGGACGAAGGCGCCGGCATCGTGTACATCTCCCACAAGCTGGAAGAGATCTTCGCCATCGCCGATCGGGCCACGGTGTTGCGGGACGGGCGCGTCGTGGGCGTTCGGCCCGTGGCCGAGTTGGACCGCGACGAAATCGTGCGCATGATGGTGGGGCGCCCCCTGACCAAGCTGTACGTCCGCACCCACGTCCCGACGCGGGAGCCGGCGCTGGAGGTTGAGGGCCTGACGGTACCCGGCCGGGTGTTCGGCGCCTCGTTCGTCGTCCACAAGGGCGAGGTGGTGGGCATCACAGGCCTGCTGGGCGCGGGCCAGCCGTACCTGGTCCGAGCCATCTTCGGGGCGATCCCGAAGTCTGCCGGCGTCATCCGCCTGCGCGGCCGGCCCGTCGACATTCGCTCGCCGCACGACGCCATTCGCCACGGCATCGCGCTGCTGACCGAAAACCGCAAAGAAGAAGGCCTCGTGCTGGGCATGCCGGTGGTGGCCAACGTCAGCCTCGCGTCCATCGAGAAAGTGACCCGCCTCGGCTTCATCGAGCGCCGGAAAGAGCGGGAGCGGGCACGGCGCTACGTGGAGCAACTGCGCATCCGCACGCCCGGCATCGACCACGAAGTGGAGAACTTGTCGGGCGGCAACCAGCAAAAGGTGGTGCTGGCCAAGTGGCTCGCCACGGAGGCCGACGTCATCATCATGGCCGAGCCGACGCGGGGCATCGACGTGGGCGCCAAAGCCGAAGTCTACCGCTTCATCGACGAGCTGGCCGGGCAAGGCAAGGCCATCGTGCTGGTATCGTCGGAGTTGCCGGAAGTGATCAATTTGAGCGACCGGATTTACGTCATGCACGAAGGGCGCATCGTGGCGGAGCTCGACGCCGCCACGGCGACCCAGGAGCAAATCGGCATGTACGCCACAGGGGGAACGAGCCATGTCCACGCTTGA
- a CDS encoding ribose ABC transporter permease: protein MLFVLLAMVVLASLLSDRFLTTNNLLNVARQVAINAILAAGMTVVILSGGIDLSVGSVLALSGAVGAGIIAGGGSWLVAVLAMLGLGTLLGAVNGFFVAYGQLPPFIVTLAMMAFARGSTLVYTGGRPITVFHPSFQWFGHGQVGPIPAPVFLVIVLYVIAHVFLSHTKVGRLIYAVGGNEQASRMAGIRVNQIKVLVYALSGFTAALAGIVLTSRLFSAQPTAGSGYELDAIAAVILGGTSLAGGRGSVTGTIIGALIIGILGNVLNLLNVSSFYQDVAKGIVILAAVLLDRLLHAGGRGVAVKGVSQGE from the coding sequence ATGCTCTTCGTGCTGCTGGCCATGGTGGTGCTGGCTTCGCTGCTCAGCGACCGGTTCCTGACGACCAACAACCTGCTCAACGTCGCCCGGCAAGTGGCCATCAACGCCATTTTGGCCGCCGGCATGACGGTCGTCATCTTGTCGGGCGGCATCGACTTGTCGGTCGGTTCGGTGCTGGCGCTGTCGGGCGCCGTGGGCGCCGGCATTATCGCCGGTGGCGGCAGCTGGCTGGTGGCGGTGCTGGCCATGCTCGGCCTCGGGACGCTGCTGGGGGCGGTCAACGGTTTCTTTGTCGCCTACGGACAGCTGCCGCCGTTCATCGTCACGCTGGCCATGATGGCCTTTGCCCGCGGCTCGACGCTGGTTTACACCGGCGGCCGGCCCATTACGGTCTTCCACCCGTCGTTTCAGTGGTTCGGCCACGGGCAGGTGGGGCCCATTCCCGCCCCGGTGTTCCTCGTCATCGTTCTTTACGTCATCGCCCACGTGTTCCTGAGCCACACGAAAGTCGGCCGACTCATTTACGCCGTGGGCGGTAATGAGCAGGCGTCCCGCATGGCTGGCATCCGTGTCAACCAAATCAAGGTGCTGGTGTACGCGCTCAGCGGCTTCACGGCGGCGCTGGCCGGCATCGTGCTCACGTCGCGGCTCTTTTCGGCGCAGCCGACGGCGGGGAGCGGCTACGAGCTGGACGCCATCGCGGCCGTCATTCTCGGCGGCACGAGCCTCGCAGGCGGCCGCGGCTCGGTGACGGGCACCATCATCGGCGCGCTGATTATCGGCATCTTGGGCAACGTCCTCAACTTGCTCAACGTGTCGTCGTTTTACCAGGACGTGGCCAAAGGCATCGTCATCCTGGCGGCCGTGCTGCTGGATCGGCTCCTGCACGCCGGCGGCAGGGGTGTGGCGGTGAAGGGGGTGAGCCAGGGGGAGTAG
- a CDS encoding ribose ABC transporter substrate-binding protein RbsB, with product MTKRIRLLVVLSVLLLAFAAAVPVSAQTIGLAISTLNNPFFVDLKEGAEEKAAELGVTLRVVDAQDDPARQLAGIEDLIAAGVDVILINPTDSAAVVPGVLAANRAGIPVITVDRAADGGVIVSHIASDNVLGGRMAAQLIVELSGGRAKVVELEGIPGTTAARERGQGFNEVISQYPGIVVVARQEAGFDRARGLTVMENILQAQPEIDFVFAHNDEMALGALVAIEAAGRAGQIKVIGFDATADAVRAVQEGRMLATIAQQPRLMGALGVETAVKVLRGEPVDKFIPVPLSLVIGR from the coding sequence ATGACGAAGCGCATTCGGTTGCTGGTCGTGCTCAGCGTGCTGCTGCTGGCGTTCGCCGCCGCGGTGCCGGTTTCGGCGCAGACCATCGGCTTGGCCATTTCGACGCTGAACAACCCGTTCTTCGTCGACCTGAAGGAAGGCGCCGAGGAGAAGGCCGCCGAGCTGGGCGTTACGCTGCGGGTTGTCGACGCGCAGGACGATCCGGCTCGGCAGCTGGCGGGCATTGAAGACTTGATCGCCGCCGGTGTCGACGTGATCTTGATTAACCCGACGGACTCCGCGGCGGTCGTGCCGGGCGTGCTGGCGGCGAACCGTGCCGGCATTCCGGTCATCACCGTGGACCGTGCGGCGGACGGCGGGGTCATCGTGTCCCACATCGCCTCGGACAACGTCCTGGGCGGCCGCATGGCGGCGCAGCTCATCGTGGAGCTGTCGGGCGGCCGGGCGAAGGTCGTGGAGCTGGAAGGCATTCCGGGCACCACGGCGGCCCGTGAGCGCGGCCAGGGCTTCAACGAAGTCATCAGCCAGTACCCTGGCATCGTCGTCGTGGCGCGCCAGGAGGCCGGCTTTGACCGGGCCCGCGGCCTCACCGTCATGGAGAACATCCTGCAGGCGCAGCCCGAGATCGACTTCGTGTTCGCCCACAACGACGAGATGGCGCTGGGCGCCCTGGTGGCCATCGAGGCGGCCGGCCGCGCCGGGCAGATCAAGGTCATCGGCTTCGACGCCACGGCTGATGCGGTGCGGGCCGTCCAGGAAGGCCGCATGCTGGCCACCATTGCGCAGCAGCCGCGGCTGATGGGCGCTCTCGGCGTCGAAACCGCGGTCAAGGTGCTGCGGGGCGAGCCGGTCGACAAGTTCATCCCGGTGCCGCTGTCGCTGGTTATCGGCCGGTGA
- a CDS encoding ribokinase: MARLDAPRLMVIGSINIDLVADVERLPREGETVAARGFQQHLGGKGANQAAAAALAGAQVKMVGCVGDDGFGRQCLEGLERAGVDCSLVRTAPGTPTGTALITVGRRGENTIVVVPGANGALAAADVERVAAAMADADAVLVQFEVADEVVLAAARAVDGLRTGGRSEKPLFVVNPSPFRPSAVPPDGLADMFVVNEVEARQMTGVDVSDPQSAAEAARALLRRVRPGGCVVVTLGEQGAVALAGGGEPPLYVPALKVQAVDTTGAGDTFMGCLLAELCAGRRLAEALRFATAAAAISVTRPGAQSSFPRRAEVEARLAEVPAAQPLSG, encoded by the coding sequence ATGGCGAGATTGGACGCACCTCGGCTGATGGTCATCGGCAGCATCAATATCGACTTGGTGGCCGACGTCGAGCGGCTGCCCCGCGAAGGGGAGACGGTGGCTGCGCGCGGCTTCCAGCAGCACTTGGGCGGGAAAGGAGCCAACCAGGCGGCTGCAGCTGCGCTGGCGGGCGCACAGGTGAAGATGGTCGGCTGCGTCGGCGACGACGGCTTCGGCCGGCAGTGCCTGGAAGGACTCGAGCGCGCCGGCGTCGATTGTTCGCTGGTGCGCACCGCGCCCGGCACGCCGACGGGTACAGCCCTCATCACCGTCGGGCGGCGCGGCGAGAACACCATCGTCGTCGTGCCCGGGGCCAACGGGGCGCTGGCGGCGGCCGACGTCGAACGGGTCGCGGCGGCCATGGCCGACGCCGACGCGGTGCTCGTGCAGTTTGAGGTAGCCGACGAAGTGGTGCTGGCCGCCGCGCGGGCGGTGGACGGGCTGCGGACCGGCGGGCGAAGCGAAAAGCCTCTGTTCGTGGTCAATCCCAGTCCGTTCCGGCCTTCGGCGGTGCCGCCCGACGGCCTGGCGGACATGTTCGTCGTCAACGAGGTCGAGGCGCGGCAAATGACGGGCGTAGACGTAAGCGACCCGCAGAGCGCGGCGGAGGCGGCGCGGGCGCTGCTGCGGCGGGTGCGGCCCGGCGGCTGCGTGGTGGTAACGCTGGGCGAGCAAGGCGCCGTCGCCCTGGCTGGCGGCGGTGAGCCGCCCCTGTACGTGCCCGCGCTGAAGGTGCAGGCGGTGGATACGACCGGCGCCGGCGACACGTTCATGGGATGCCTGCTGGCAGAGCTGTGCGCGGGACGCCGGCTGGCCGAGGCGCTGCGCTTCGCCACGGCGGCGGCGGCCATCTCGGTCACTCGTCCGGGCGCCCAGTCGTCGTTTCCGCGGCGGGCCGAGGTGGAAGCGCGGCTGGCGGAGGTGCCTGCGGCGCAGCCCCTCAGCGGCTGA
- a CDS encoding LacI family transcriptional regulator — MEAAMGQVTVRDVAKRAGVSISTVSRVLTGSAPVSKELYERVVAAIEELGYRPNALARGLRARRTAILGLIVPDISNPFFGQLAKVVEQQAHAHGYSIVLCNSQNSRERELQYLDLLSRQRVDGLMVVAAGVSRADLEGFTAATGAPVLALDRRIPDFGGPFVGADPYPGAVEAVGHLLALGHRRIGILRGKTGSASADERFEALLRACRAHGLTEAPWIWSGEYSLETGIEAGNAWAALPADQRPTAIIAASEFSAYGLIQSVFSHGLSVPDDLSVVGFDNTPFAQLLRPALTVIGQPIERMGELAVETMLRLLARAEEETLPAVAPLPGRVAWERRREPVQDQVLPTELVVRSSTGPAPAAR, encoded by the coding sequence TTGGAGGCAGCCATGGGCCAGGTAACGGTGCGGGACGTAGCCAAGCGAGCAGGCGTTTCCATCAGCACGGTGTCCCGCGTGCTGACCGGCAGCGCGCCCGTGTCGAAAGAGCTGTACGAGCGCGTCGTGGCGGCCATCGAGGAACTGGGCTACCGGCCCAACGCGCTGGCTCGCGGCCTGCGGGCCCGGCGCACGGCGATCCTCGGCCTCATCGTTCCCGACATCTCCAACCCCTTCTTCGGCCAGCTGGCCAAAGTCGTCGAGCAGCAAGCCCACGCGCACGGCTACAGCATCGTCCTCTGCAACAGCCAGAACAGCCGCGAGCGAGAACTGCAATACTTGGACCTGCTCAGCCGCCAACGAGTCGACGGCTTGATGGTGGTGGCGGCCGGCGTGTCGCGCGCCGATCTCGAAGGTTTCACCGCGGCCACGGGCGCGCCGGTGCTGGCGCTGGACCGGCGCATTCCGGATTTCGGCGGGCCTTTCGTCGGCGCCGACCCGTATCCGGGCGCGGTGGAAGCCGTCGGGCACCTGCTGGCGCTGGGCCACCGGCGCATCGGCATCCTGCGGGGCAAGACGGGCAGCGCCAGCGCCGACGAGCGCTTCGAGGCGCTGCTGCGGGCGTGCCGGGCCCACGGCCTGACGGAGGCGCCGTGGATTTGGAGCGGCGAGTATTCGCTGGAGACGGGCATCGAGGCCGGCAACGCCTGGGCCGCATTGCCCGCGGACCAGCGGCCCACGGCCATCATCGCCGCCAGCGAGTTCAGCGCCTACGGCCTCATCCAGAGCGTCTTCAGCCACGGCCTGTCGGTTCCGGACGACTTGTCCGTGGTGGGGTTCGACAACACGCCGTTCGCCCAGCTGCTGCGGCCGGCGCTGACGGTCATCGGGCAGCCCATCGAGCGCATGGGCGAGCTGGCCGTGGAGACCATGTTGCGGCTGCTGGCGCGCGCGGAGGAAGAGACGCTGCCGGCGGTGGCGCCGCTGCCGGGAAGAGTGGCGTGGGAGCGGCGGCGTGAGCCCGTGCAAGATCAAGTGTTGCCGACGGAGTTGGTCGTGCGCAGCAGCACCGGCCCGGCGCCGGCGGCACGGTAG
- a CDS encoding ABC transporter substrate-binding protein produces MLGPLSGDYASYGQSVANGVELAINEANASGRYNYVFVLQKEDTRGDPVQALNAMNKLIELDRVTAIIGPVLSGETLTAGPIAQDAGVPFITPSATAPAVSEIGNYEFRNVITDDVQAAQMAEYAVRVLGLRRLAILYSNNDYGVGLRRAFEAAAVAAGGQVVAVESYLDGDTNFNAQITNIAARNPDGLYIAGYYTEAAQIAQQAALQGLRVKLMGADGFDSPLLIELGGAAVEGAIFTSGFFADTQDELGRSFVEKYAAAYGAKPDMFAANAYDSARILIEVINRVGPNRAAVRDGIAATRDFPGVTGVTTFAENGDAVKPLYILRVENGTFVQER; encoded by the coding sequence ATGCTGGGCCCGCTGAGCGGCGACTACGCTTCCTACGGCCAGAGCGTGGCCAACGGCGTGGAGCTGGCCATCAACGAGGCCAACGCTTCGGGACGGTATAACTACGTGTTCGTTCTGCAGAAGGAAGACACCCGGGGCGACCCGGTCCAGGCGCTCAACGCGATGAACAAGCTCATCGAGCTGGACCGGGTCACGGCCATTATCGGCCCCGTCTTGAGCGGCGAGACGCTGACCGCCGGTCCCATCGCGCAGGATGCCGGCGTGCCGTTCATCACGCCTTCGGCTACGGCGCCGGCCGTCTCGGAGATCGGCAACTACGAGTTCCGCAACGTGATCACGGACGACGTGCAGGCGGCGCAGATGGCCGAATACGCCGTGCGGGTCCTGGGCCTGCGGCGCCTGGCCATCCTGTACTCGAACAACGACTACGGCGTGGGCCTGCGGCGGGCGTTCGAGGCGGCGGCCGTCGCGGCCGGCGGTCAAGTGGTGGCCGTCGAATCGTACCTGGACGGCGACACCAACTTCAACGCACAGATTACCAACATTGCCGCCCGCAACCCGGACGGCCTCTACATCGCCGGCTACTACACCGAAGCCGCCCAGATTGCGCAGCAGGCCGCGCTGCAAGGCTTGCGGGTGAAGCTGATGGGCGCCGACGGTTTCGACTCGCCGCTGCTCATCGAGTTGGGCGGCGCGGCGGTGGAGGGCGCCATCTTCACGTCGGGCTTCTTCGCTGACACCCAGGATGAGCTGGGCCGCAGCTTCGTGGAGAAGTACGCGGCGGCCTACGGCGCCAAGCCTGACATGTTTGCCGCGAACGCCTACGACTCGGCGCGCATCCTCATCGAAGTCATTAACCGGGTCGGCCCGAACCGGGCGGCGGTGCGCGACGGCATCGCAGCCACCCGGGACTTCCCGGGCGTCACCGGGGTAACCACCTTCGCTGAAAACGGCGACGCCGTGAAGCCGCTGTACATCCTGCGGGTCGAAAACGGCACCTTCGTTCAGGAGCGGTAA